A single region of the Dunckerocampus dactyliophorus isolate RoL2022-P2 chromosome 3, RoL_Ddac_1.1, whole genome shotgun sequence genome encodes:
- the LOC129178248 gene encoding zinc finger and SCAN domain-containing protein 30-like isoform X2, whose protein sequence is MCKVQMLRALVNQRLTAAVEEIFVVLERTIAEYEEELYRTKQENQRQRQLLDAVFKKPQDELRRADVSEEDLPLEQQERSTRVEQEEPQTPHIKEEEEEADISKLPVIRVIVKSEDDEDKGESEEMREVEPPSSSSTQHMTTEADGDHGGGSQADDFLAPLSDSDDTTSHSPDTADEGSKDPKDDMTCHTDNTNFKCSQCDKTFVSKRNLKRHMSIHTAEKPFECSVCAKRFPTKERLTDHMRTHEKRFICTVCGKGFSGGHHLKSHTRTHTGERPFVCSVCGQRFSQKCSLDKHAVMHTGEKAFSCTFCGQKFWQKGTLTRHTRIHTGEKPFSCSVCNAGFCHRSALIKHMMKHIG, encoded by the exons atgtgtaaagtacaaatgctgagagcgttggtgaaccagcgactaactgcggctgttgaagaaatatttgtagtgttggaaagaacgatagcagagtatGAGGAAGAACTTTACCGAACAAAACAGGAGAACcagcgacaacgtcaactactggacgctgttttcaagaagccTCAAGATGAACTACGCAGGGCAG atgtcAGTGAAGAAGATCTTCCCCTTGAGCAGCAGGAACGGAGTACCagggtggagcaggaggagccacagaccccccacattaaagaggaagaagaggaggctgATATCTCCAAGTTGCCAGTGATTCGTGTcattgtgaagagtgaagatgatgaagacaaaggagaaagtgaggagatgagagaggttgagcctccaagcagcagctcaactcaacacatgacaacagaagctgatggagaccacggtggaggatcacaagcagacgaCTTCTTAGCTccgctatcagatagtgacgacaccacgtcacactctcctgacactgctGATGAAGGCTCCAAAGATCCTAAAgatgatatgacatgtcacactgacaacacaaactTTAAATGCTCGCAGTGTGACAAAACGTTTGTCAGCAAGAGAAatctgaaaagacacatgagcaTCCACACAGCAGAGAAACCGTTCGAGTGTTCAGTTTGTGCCAAAAGATTCCCTACAAAGGAACGTTTGACCGACCACATGAGAACTCACGAAAAACGATTCATATGCACAGTGTGCGGCAAAGGTTTTTCTGGAGGTCACCATTTGAAAAGCCACACACGGACGCACACGGGGGAAAGACCGTTTgtctgctcagtttgtggccaaagattctctcaaaagtgCAGTTTGGACAAGCATGCTGTCatgcacactggagagaaagcaTTCAGTTGTACATTCTGTGGTCAGAAATTCTGGCAGAAAGGTACTTTGacaagacacacaagaatacacactggagagaaaccattttcCTGTTCAGTCTGCAATGCAGGCTTTTGTCATCGCTCAGCATTAATCAAACACATGATGAAACACATTGGGTAG
- the LOC129178251 gene encoding zinc finger protein 180-like → MCKVQMLRALVNQRLTAAVEEIFVVLERTIAEYEEELSRTKEDNERQRQLLDAVFKPRMESRRADVIEEDLPPEQQAEPQSPHIKVEEEEHSISQAALEGLEEFPVILVPVKSEDDEDKGESEEKREVEPPSSSSTQHMTTEADGDHFGGSQADLAPLSDSDDTTSQCPDTDDEDSKADKTSHTDATHWKCSLCDKTFGKKRNLKRHIRIHTAEKRFMCSFCGKRFYHKGHFETHIRTHTGEKPFSCSVCGKSFSQKITLIAHMRTHTGEKPFSCSMCGQRFTYSTNLTAHIRIHTGEKPFSCSVCGIRFARNFDLKKHLTKHTGELIVNNNNNA, encoded by the exons atgtgtaaagtccaaatgctgagagcgttggtgaatcagcggctaactgcggctgttgaagaaatatttgtagtgttggaaagaacgatagcagagtacgaggaggaactttctcgaacaaaagaggacaacgagcgacaacgtcaactactggacgctgttttcaagcCTCGAATGGAGTCACGCAGAGCAG ACGTCATTGAAGAAGATCTTCCCCCAGAGCAGCAGGCGGAGCCACAGTCGCCCCACATTAaagtggaagaggaggagcacagcatcagtcaggcGGCGCTTGAAGGGTTagaggagttcccagtgattcTTGTgcctgtgaagagtgaagatgatgaagacaaaggtgaaagtgaggagaagagagaggtggagcctccaagcagcagctcaactcaacacatgacaacagaagctgatggagaccactttggaggatcacaagcagacttagctccactatcagatagtgacgacacaacgtcacagtgtcctgacactgatgatgaagactctaaagcCGATAAGACAAGTCACACTGACGCCACACACTGGAAATGTTCTCTTTGTGACAAAACTTTTGGCAAGAAGAGAAATCTGAAAAGACACATTAGGATCCACACAGCAGAGAAACGATTCATGTGCTCCTTCTGCGGTAAAAGATTCTATCACAAGGGACATTTTGAAACACACAttagaacacacactggagagaaaccgttttcttgctcagtttgtggtaaaagtttctCTCAGAAGATAACTTTGATAgcgcacatgagaacgcacactggagaaaaacccttttccTGTTCAATGTGTGGTCAGCGATTCACTTATAGTACAAACTTGACAGCACACATAAGAATccacactggggagaaacctttCAGCTGTTCAGTGTGCGGTATAAGATTTGCACGGAATTTTGATCTGAAAAAGCACTTGACAAAACACACTGGGGAACTTattgtcaataataataataacgcttGA
- the LOC129178248 gene encoding zinc finger protein 771-like isoform X1, with protein sequence MCKVQMLRALVNQRLTAAVEEIFVVLERTIAEYEEELYRTKQENQRQRQLLDAVFKKPQDELRRADVSEEDLPLEQQERSTRVEQEEPQTPHIKEEEEEADISKLPVIRVIVKSEDDEDKGESEEMREVEPPSSSSTQHMTTEADGDHGGGSQADDFLAPLSDSDDTTSHSPDTADEGSKDPKDDMTCHTDNTNFKCSQCDKTFVSKRNLKRHMSIHTAEKPFECSVCAKRFPTKERLTDHMRTHEKRFICTVCGKGFSGGHHLKSHTRTHTGERPFVCSVCGQRFSQKCSLDKHAVMHTGEKAFSCTFCGQKFWQKEIGEEGLPPEQQEWSSTVEQEEPQPPHIKEGQEEPDPAYIKAEEEEEPEPSHVKEEKPEAPLIKEEVREPTHIKKEEPKPPTLIKMRSQSPTDIKEEEEEVDISVFHLICVPVKTEDA encoded by the exons atgtgtaaagtacaaatgctgagagcgttggtgaaccagcgactaactgcggctgttgaagaaatatttgtagtgttggaaagaacgatagcagagtatGAGGAAGAACTTTACCGAACAAAACAGGAGAACcagcgacaacgtcaactactggacgctgttttcaagaagccTCAAGATGAACTACGCAGGGCAG atgtcAGTGAAGAAGATCTTCCCCTTGAGCAGCAGGAACGGAGTACCagggtggagcaggaggagccacagaccccccacattaaagaggaagaagaggaggctgATATCTCCAAGTTGCCAGTGATTCGTGTcattgtgaagagtgaagatgatgaagacaaaggagaaagtgaggagatgagagaggttgagcctccaagcagcagctcaactcaacacatgacaacagaagctgatggagaccacggtggaggatcacaagcagacgaCTTCTTAGCTccgctatcagatagtgacgacaccacgtcacactctcctgacactgctGATGAAGGCTCCAAAGATCCTAAAgatgatatgacatgtcacactgacaacacaaactTTAAATGCTCGCAGTGTGACAAAACGTTTGTCAGCAAGAGAAatctgaaaagacacatgagcaTCCACACAGCAGAGAAACCGTTCGAGTGTTCAGTTTGTGCCAAAAGATTCCCTACAAAGGAACGTTTGACCGACCACATGAGAACTCACGAAAAACGATTCATATGCACAGTGTGCGGCAAAGGTTTTTCTGGAGGTCACCATTTGAAAAGCCACACACGGACGCACACGGGGGAAAGACCGTTTgtctgctcagtttgtggccaaagattctctcaaaagtgCAGTTTGGACAAGCATGCTGTCatgcacactggagagaaagcaTTCAGTTGTACATTCTGTGGTCAGAAATTCTGGCAGAAAG AGATCGGTGAAGAAGGTCTTCcccctgagcagcaggagtggagctcCACAGTGGaacaggaggagccacagcccccacACATTAAAGAAGGACAGGAGGAGCCAGATCCCGCATACATTAAagcagaagaggaggaggagccagagCCCTCCCATGTTAAAGAGGAAAAGCCAGAGGCTCCACTGATTAAAGAGGAGGTAAGAGAGCCTACCCACATTAAAAAGGAGGAGCCAAAACCACCCACGTTAATAAAGATGAGGAGTCAGAGCCCCACAGAcattaaagaagaagaggaggaggttgATATCTCCGTGTTCCATTTGATTTGTGTCCCTGTAAAGACTGAGGATGCGTAA
- the LOC129178269 gene encoding gastrula zinc finger protein XlCGF8.2DB-like, translated as MCERTIAEYEEELSRTKEENERQRKLLGAVFKKHPAVLHRADVSEEDLSPEQQEWLSQEEPMPPHFKEQEEEPQPSYFKEEDKERSISHEGEDLEGQEEFPGIRVIVKSEDEEETVDGDHCGGSQADNRLAPLSDSDDTTSHSADTDDEDSNAGMTCHTDNTHWKCSQCDKTFTAKAFLIRHMRSHTGEKPFACSVCSKRFSRQDYLKRHIRTHTGEKPYSCSICSKGFHESSALIKHTRIHTGEKPFICSVCGKSLTFKTQLTSHMKTHTGQKPFPCSICSKAFRQRSALVRHMRRHTGEKPFSCLVCGQRFSQRQSLKTHIRGHAGEKPFPCSVCGKRFTRNTNLMAHTRRHTGEKVLSCSVCDERFSYKYQVNNHKCAGENSSTK; from the exons atgtgcgaaagaacgatagcagagtacgaggaagAACTTTCgcgaacaaaagaggagaacgagaGGCAACGTAAACTACTGGGCGCTGTTTTCAAGAAGCATCCAGCTGTGTTACACAGAGCAG atgtcAGTGAAGAAGATCTTTcccctgagcagcaggagtggcTCTCCCAGGAGGAGCCAATGCCCCCGCACTTTAAAGAGCAGGAAGAGGAGCCCCAGCCCTCCTACTTTAAAGAGGAAGACAAGGAACGAAGCATCAGCCATGAGGGAGAGGATCTGGAAGGACAGGAGGAGTTTCCGGGGATTCGTGTcattgtgaagagtgaagatgaagaagaaacagttgatggagaccactgtggaggatcacaagcagacaaccgcttagctccactatcagacaGTGACGACACCACGTCACACTCtgctgacactgatgatgaagactctaatGCTggtatgacatgtcacactgacaacacacactggaAATGCTCTCAGTGTGACAAAACCTTTACAGCCAAGGCATTTTTGATAAGACACATGAGAAgtcacactggagaaaaaccttttgctTGCTCAGTCTGTAGCAAAAGATTTTCCCGACAGGATTACCTGAAAAGACACATAagaacgcacactggagaaaaaccatattcctgCTCAATCTGCAGCAAAGGTTTTCATGAAAGTTCGGCATTGATtaaacacacaagaatacacacggGTGAGAAACCTTTCATATGCTCAGTTTGCGGGAAAAGTTTAACCTTCAAGACGCAATTAACAagtcacatgaaaacacataccGGACAGAAACCTTTTCCCTGCTCCATCTGTAGCAAAGCTTTCCGTCAGAGATCGGCGTTGGTGCGACACATGAGAAGACATACGGGGgagaaaccttttagttgcttgGTGTGTGGTCAAAGATTTTCTCAAAGGCAAAGTTTGAAAACGCACATTCGAGGACACGCTGGCGAGAAACCATTTCCCTGCTCAGTCTGTGGGAAACGATTTACTCGAAATACAAATTTGATGGCGCACACAAGaagacacactggtgagaaagtgctgagttgcagtgtgtgtgatgaaagattctcttataagtaccaggttaacaatcacaagtgtgctggtgagaacagcagcaCTAAGTGA
- the si:ch211-174j14.2 gene encoding uncharacterized protein si:ch211-174j14.2 — MASTRQKPESFVWTDDEVELLLRVTLEYKTQKYQENVDWESCQSKYSDIMLAFRQQYATGDMAAGKDFPHDPCNVSKCQVTAKLKAVRNKFRHAVDSGRRRGHGRVVLIFFELCEEIWGGSPATRAIPSGVESLDMLEDDSSTHSPDSPASLDSPHTSISDSLPPGVVSHGRHLLQTKLNNHRKDRLKRKAPMEAAVQEDLQLKRRMIDLMEESERRNNENMRQLNCNIAAITDTLKDSLQLLRNMMQQGQTSVPSPAAQPSGQDGASMYSHMQAPVPHRISAEDREPEPPHIKEEKPEAPLIKEEVPAYPH, encoded by the exons atggcTAGTACGCGCCAAAAACCCGAGTCCTTTGTCTGGACTgacgacgaagtggaattacttctgcgagtcactttggagtataagacacaaaagtatcaggagaatgtcgattGGGAGTCGTGTCAGTCGAAGTATTCGGATATTATGCTAGCTTTTCGGCAGCAGTATGCTACTGGGGACATGGCTGCAGGGAAGGATTTCCCTCACGACCCCTGTAATGTGAGTAAATGCCAGGTTACGGCAAAACTTAAGGCTGTCCGGAACAAATTTCGGCATGCAGTTGATTCTGGGCGCCGAAGAGGCCACGGACGTGTGGTACTAATATTTTTTGAACTCTGCGAGGAAATATGGGGTGGGTCGCCAGCAACTCGTGCCATCCCATCTGGTGTCGAAAGTTTGGATATGCTAGAAGATGATTCTTCAACGCATTCGCCTGATTCTCCGGCTTCCCTAGACTCACCACACACCAGCATCAGCGACAGTCTTCCTCCTGGAGTTGTAAGCCATGGCAGACATTTACTGCAG ACAAAACTCAACAACCACAGAAAGGACAGACTCAAGAGGAAGGCCCCAATGGAGGCTGCTGTCCAAGAGGATCTTCAGCTGAAGAGGAGGATGATAGACCTCATGGAGGAGTCCGAAAGGCGCAACAATGAAAATATGCGGCAGCTGAACTGTAACATTGCTGCCATCACAGACACCCTTAAGGACAGTTTGCAATTGCTCAGAAATATGATGCAGCAGGGCCAAACTTCAGTTCCATCCCCTGCTGCACAGCCGAGTGGACAAGATGGCGCCAGCATGTACAGTCACATGCAAGCACCCGTACCTCACAGAATCTCAGCAGAAGATCGGGAGCCAgagcccccccacattaaagaggaaaagcCAGAGGCTCCTCTGATTAAAGAGGAGGTACCAGCctacccacattaa
- the LOC129178248 gene encoding uncharacterized protein LOC129178248 isoform X3: protein MSKQKPKQNCSVVGCTGRRTSLYRLPNTKDIRAKWIRFIYGGNVPASTGKSLFVCANHFTSDCFLNLGQFNAGLALRLNVKDGSVPTVRATEEGSTRKSGVAPALSHVACQTDPPTTRTVGIQLSMQSVQSHCLSTEIGEEGLPPEQQEWSSTVEQEEPQPPHIKEGQEEPDPAYIKAEEEEEPEPSHVKEEKPEAPLIKEEVREPTHIKKEEPKPPTLIKMRSQSPTDIKEEEEEVDISVFHLICVPVKTEDA from the exons ATGTCTAAGCAGAAACCGAAGcagaactgcagtgttgttggCTGCACTGGTCGTCGCACATCATTATACCGCCTCCCAAACACAAAGGATATTAGAGCAAAGTGGATTCGCTTCATTTACGGCGGAAACGTCCCAGCTTCCACTGGCAAAAGTCTTTTCGTCTGTGCCAACCACTTCACGTCTGACTGCTTTCTCAACCTGGGCCAATTCAACGCCGGACTGGCTTTGAGACTGAATGTGAAAGATGGATCCGTACCAACTGTTCGAGCGACAGAAGAGGGAAGC ACACGCAAATCCGGAGTGGCGCCTGCATTGAGCCACGTGGCCTGCCAGACGGACCCGCCCACCACGCGCACAGTTGGCATCCAGCTTTCCATGCAAAGCGTTCAAAGTCACTGCTTAAGCACAG AGATCGGTGAAGAAGGTCTTCcccctgagcagcaggagtggagctcCACAGTGGaacaggaggagccacagcccccacACATTAAAGAAGGACAGGAGGAGCCAGATCCCGCATACATTAAagcagaagaggaggaggagccagagCCCTCCCATGTTAAAGAGGAAAAGCCAGAGGCTCCACTGATTAAAGAGGAGGTAAGAGAGCCTACCCACATTAAAAAGGAGGAGCCAAAACCACCCACGTTAATAAAGATGAGGAGTCAGAGCCCCACAGAcattaaagaagaagaggaggaggttgATATCTCCGTGTTCCATTTGATTTGTGTCCCTGTAAAGACTGAGGATGCGTAA